Sequence from the Torulaspora globosa chromosome 4, complete sequence genome:
GAATCTTGGATCGTCCCAGTTTGACACCAAGTTTTTATCGACCATCCATTGTAGCTTTCTCTTGGATAGCAAAGTTCTGACGAAGTTAACACGAGCGAAATCCCAAATGTGAacctttctcaaattcatAGCCTTCAACATCCAGTCATACTGAGGATTACGGTCTCTGTACTCAATTGTACGCAAAGCATGGGTCACACCTTCCAATGCATCAACGACAGGAACACAGAAGTCATATGTTGGGTACACCTTCCAAGTGGTTCCGGTACGATGATGAGGCGTCAAGTTACATCTATAGATAACAGGGTCTCTTAGGGCCTTGTTTGGTGCTTGGTAATCGATCTTTGCACGCAcgcagttcttcaaacCCTCCTCGGTACCGTTGGTCATCTCCTCGGTGaaaatcttcaagttttccTCCACTGAGCGATCTCTTCTGGCTGAAGCGATGCCATCCATACGCTCTTCTCTCATTTTCTCCGTAGGAGTATCATCACAGTATGCTTTACCTTCCTTGATCATTTTGACACACAACTCGTACATTTCCTGGAAATAGTCGGAAGAGTAGGTTACGCGGTCTCCCTTGATGCCTAGAAGttccaaatcttcgagGATAGAGTCTTGAAATTCCTGTTTCTCCTTAGATGGATTCGTGTCATCGAATCTGATGATCAATTTACCCTTGAACGCCTGAGCGAAATACTGGTTAAGCAATGCAGCCTTGGCATGACCGATATGCAAGTATCCGGAAGGTTCGGGAGGGAAACGTGTCACGACTTCTCCCATCTTGGCGTCCGGCaaatcaatctcaaaattTGCCTTATGGCcctccttcttcttgccgACGTtggcagctttcttcagatcttgCATCGACCTCGTCAAAAACTCATGAGCTTCGCCAAAAGCTGGATCCATCTCTAGTAGAGTGTACCAACGGGAAACGTTCACATCGACCTTGTTTTTGATGATCGATCCCACCATACCGTTTGATCTCAGCGCGCCCCAGCAGGCGATGTCGGCAGCTGAGTACTTCAGACCACCGAGAATATAAGTTTTCAAGTTCAGCACGGCGTCCAATTTCTCTAACGAACCGGAAAGCTTCTGGAAGTTTTTCACAACGTAGTTCTCATTAGCGATCTTTGTCCAGGACGCAATCTCTTCCGCGCTTCCCTCGGTGAAGACGTCTGGGAAATCGCTGACAATTTTAATCAGAACATCATTAGATTCACCGTTCAAAACTGCTGGTGCTGCCTTCTTATCGTCGACAAACTCGATTGCAATACTGCCCGCTTTAACGGCGTTAACGACAAGGGCAGCGATCAGCTCACCGTAGGCTACAACTGGCGCTTTACCGTTGATCACTAGCTTGTACATCGCACAACTTACAGCTCCAATTGGCCAATTCGAACGCCCTATGCCTTCTTTAACCGTCTTAGACCTGTCTCATCTCGTATGGTACTTACAGTGACggaaaatttgaaaaatttggcTCCGGGTAACGACATAAAAGGTAAATAAACCATCAATTGAGATGAATTGCGGCTCAGAAAGCTCGTTTGCGAGCTTTCAGGACTCGCATCGGGCTGGTCAGACCAAGAGAACATGAAAGCTTGCTGGTAAGGCTTTAAACGCTGGTCCAACGGTATTCTTCGAGCAACAACAAGGATGTCACTTCTCACGAATAGTCTATCTCGAACCAGGTActcgatgagttgaagACTGAGCATTTGATGGCTAGGAGGTAGTAGAAGAGGTTGTGTAGGGCTCTGTTGAGGCTGGTACTGTCATTGTGGCTATGGGCAAGACGTATAACCTGTTTGTGAAGCAGAAAGGGACCACCACGGCTCTCAAGCAGCCGAAAGAGATATCGTGCTACTCCAGGACTTCAAACGATGAGTTTCTTATTGGCAACGACTGCAATTTGAGATATTACTACCTGCCAGACTCGCAGCTGGAAAACAGACTGGATCTGTCGGCTGGagccaagaagatgaaggacaGTGCCGAGACGTTCAGCGATCCTTGCACTCTTCGAGGGCTGCTACAATGCGTCAAAAGCTatgaggaaaagaagcagaagaaggttaAGGCGGACATCGTCACGTTCAGAGGCATCATCAGAAAGCTTATCTCGGCGGCGTTCGATAGCGCCGCCTACAACAAGGTGGAGCTGCGAGTCGTTTCGTTTGACGGCCAACTCTTTATCAAAGATGTTGCTTCCAGAGACGAGGAGCGCAAGGGCACTGCCGAGAGCCAAAATGCTTGGTATACGGGATATAAGTTTGAGAGTTTGGCGACCCTCTCGCAGCCGCTTCCGTACGTGGACAGGGCGATATTGGAGAAGAGACCCAAGAGGTTGGTAAACACAGGAGATGAATTCATCACGGTGGTCAGAACGGGAGTCGGGAATACAAAGCTAATACTGGGAGCAGAGATCGACTGCatttttgatttcaaggAAGACGGGAAGGACAACCTGAAACATTACGCTGAGCTGAAATGCACTTCGATGGTATCAACACAGGCTGATGCTCGTAAGTTCGAGCggaagatcttcaagacttgGCTGCAATGCTTCCTCGTCGGGATTCCAAGAATCATATACGGGTTCCGGGACGATAACTGTATCTTGAGGACAGTCGAGGAATTCGCCACTGACGAAGTACCTCTGATCCTGAAAAACAACAATCCAGCAATGAATACTGCGTGTTTGGATGCTATAAAATGGTACGGATTGCTGTGTGAATGGCTTCTGAAATCCATCCCCAGGGATGACGTGGAAAACGTCAAACCTTTCAAGCTTGTGTACGAGAATAATCATCTTCGCTTGACAGAGATGGACGAAACGGACTCTGAATACGACAGCATTGTCAATGGGGATGCGGTTCTAACAAGCGAGTTCAAGGAATGGAGAAAATCCTTGGCTGTGTAGAATAGACTAATCAAGTAGTAGCATACGTTCCGATATGAGAGGTCATTCGTCAAGTCAGCGGGATGATCTGTTGTAGTGGTAAACTCTGTAGGACCCAAAAGCCGAATTAGTCACCAGCACCAGAGCGCAGATGACTGAGACTGTCAAGAGCGCCGACCGTATACTTATGGGCTCAACGAACGAATTCAGAATCTCAGCGATCGTCCGCGCCCATAACGTCCCCGACTGGTATATCCTTCTACCTCCGGCGTGTACATGTTGCGCTTGATTCATGCAATAGAACCATTCGTCGCATgattcttccaaagcaGGCACTCTAGACTCCGGTGAACACTCATTCTGTTCATAGCTCTTCCGGCAAGCTTCTATCAGCCTCAATTTCCTCAGCTCATCTTCGTGCAGTTTGAAACGAACATCCTCGCGCACCATAACCATGAACTTGACCACCAGCGTGAGCACCAGGGTCAGCAGGAACGCATTGAACAACAATTGCATGTACTCAGCAATGATGTCCGGCCTCAACCAAACATCAGAGGCAGCAAGTCTCCGTTCCTCACGCACGCTGCCATCCTCGATGCGGTCCCTCATCACAGACCAGACAGTCACTGGAGACAGATCGGCACAGATCAACGACAGTAATCCTGGCCTACGTCATATGAAGattagcgatgagctgtaGTCGATGCGAGTCGTCCCAAACGATCCACTAGCTAAATAGACCGACCGACCACATTTCGGCTCCCAATACAGCCCATTTGGTCCCAGATAGATCGGGAACCCGTCCGTCATCTTGACCGGGACCACCTCTTGGCCTGCTTGAGTATGATACTGCGATGGGTCACGTGACCCCTCTTATAGTGCTTCTTCGAATCAGAAGCTCACTCTCTGGCGCCATCCAGCGGTCCATCAGAGCTCTGGACCGATCTGCTAGACGCCTGGTTGTGCTGCCCTTCATTCTCACTTTCAATCTGTTCAACACGCCTCGAACTGCGGTGCCGCAATCGGGGACAAACTCCAGCAAGGTGTCGAACGGAGGCTGGGTTCAGCTTGCAAGCACAGCTACAACGACCGGTGGAGCCGTTGGAGAGTGTTTCAGTCGTTTCAGAGAGCTTTACGTACACTTTCCACGTTCATTGCTGCCTACAGTGTCTATCTTACAACAACTAGCGAAATCGCTGTCGAAGCTATTGACTAAACCACCGAAGATTACTGCCCAGAGCATTGAAAAGGAATTGCCAGAGATGCGTCAGACGGTTGCTAAACTTGCCCAAGCGTACGTGCCAATGATCAAATTTGTCGGGGGCAGACACCCGCAGATCCAGCACAGCGGTGCTGTGAAGTGCCATCCCTGCACGGTGGATGGCCTGTTGCCGGGATCAGACGGCTGTGTGCCAGCCGGGGAATTTCTAAGCAAGCAGAAGCCATTTCAAGTGTTCCCCTACCGTTCGAATGGCAGCGGGCAGTTCGGCTCTGGAAGCTCGTCAGCAGGCTCTGCTTCGGCTGAATTGGCTGAGAAGAACCGTTCCAGATACGCATTCGTCGACAGGCCCCTAAAGGACAAGGAGCTGGACTCTATTTTTGAGTTGCCTGCCCGTTTCAGGTACAAGCCTATCAGCGACCTGGAGGCAGAGGCCATTAACGGAGGCGGTGCATTATGAAGATTTTATGATAAAGCATTTTTGCAAGGAATTTATATGTATATTCTTCTGGCTCAGAACGAGAATGTGTAGCCCTGTACAGCCATTGAGAAGCGGACGTCCAGCCGCTCCTGCAGGGCGGCTTCTCGAAGCTCCTGTAAGATTACCAGTCGCGGATCCTTCTCGGATATGATCGTCTTGACATGTGTA
This genomic interval carries:
- the GUS1 gene encoding glutamate--tRNA ligase GUS1 (ancestral locus Anc_3.569), with the protein product MYKLVINGKAPVVAYGELIAALVVNAVKAGSIAIEFVDDKKAAPAVLNGESNDVLIKIVSDFPDVFTEGSAEEIASWTKIANENYVVKNFQKLSGSLEKLDAVLNLKTYILGGLKYSAADIACWGALRSNGMVGSIIKNKVDVNVSRWYTLLEMDPAFGEAHEFLTRSMQDLKKAANVGKKKEGHKANFEIDLPDAKMGEVVTRFPPEPSGYLHIGHAKAALLNQYFAQAFKGKLIIRFDDTNPSKEKQEFQDSILEDLELLGIKGDRVTYSSDYFQEMYELCVKMIKEGKAYCDDTPTEKMREERMDGIASARRDRSVEENLKIFTEEMTNGTEEGLKNCVRAKIDYQAPNKALRDPVIYRCNLTPHHRTGTTWKVYPTYDFCVPVVDALEGVTHALRTIEYRDRNPQYDWMLKAMNLRKVHIWDFARVNFVRTLLSKRKLQWMVDKNLVSNWDDPRFPTVRGVRRRGMTVEGLRNFVLSQGPSRNVINLEWNLIWAFNKKIIDPVAPRLTAVVNPVKLHLEGEDAPQTPKVEMRAKHKKNPDVGEKKVIFYKDIVIDKDDADVIEENEEVTLMDWGNIIITKKNADGSLTGKLNLEGDFKKTKHKLTWLADTEDSVFVDLVDFDHLISKDRLEEDESFEDFLTPQTEFHTSAIADLNVKDLRTGDIIQFERKGYYRLDQPAKDGKPFVFFTIPDGKSVNKYGAKK
- the RAI1 gene encoding decapping nuclease (ancestral locus Anc_3.570), translated to MGKTYNLFVKQKGTTTALKQPKEISCYSRTSNDEFLIGNDCNLRYYYLPDSQLENRLDLSAGAKKMKDSAETFSDPCTLRGLLQCVKSYEEKKQKKVKADIVTFRGIIRKLISAAFDSAAYNKVELRVVSFDGQLFIKDVASRDEERKGTAESQNAWYTGYKFESLATLSQPLPYVDRAILEKRPKRLVNTGDEFITVVRTGVGNTKLILGAEIDCIFDFKEDGKDNLKHYAELKCTSMVSTQADARKFERKIFKTWLQCFLVGIPRIIYGFRDDNCILRTVEEFATDEVPLILKNNNPAMNTACLDAIKWYGLLCEWLLKSIPRDDVENVKPFKLVYENNHLRLTEMDETDSEYDSIVNGDAVLTSEFKEWRKSLAV
- the BRR6 gene encoding Brr6p (ancestral locus Anc_3.571), translated to MRDRIEDGSVREERRLAASDVWLRPDIIAEYMQLLFNAFLLTLVLTLVVKFMVMVREDVRFKLHEDELRKLRLIEACRKSYEQNECSPESRVPALEESCDEWFYCMNQAQHVHAGGRRIYQSGTLWARTIAEILNSFVEPISIRSALLTVSVICALVLVTNSAFGSYRVYHYNRSSR
- the KGD4 gene encoding alpha-ketoglutarate dehydrogenase subunit KGD4 (ancestral locus Anc_3.572), which translates into the protein MGHVTPLIVLLRIRSSLSGAIQRSIRALDRSARRLVVLPFILTFNLFNTPRTAVPQSGTNSSKVSNGGWVQLASTATTTGGAVGECFSRFRELYVHFPRSLLPTVSILQQLAKSLSKLLTKPPKITAQSIEKELPEMRQTVAKLAQAYVPMIKFVGGRHPQIQHSGAVKCHPCTVDGLLPGSDGCVPAGEFLSKQKPFQVFPYRSNGSGQFGSGSSSAGSASAELAEKNRSRYAFVDRPLKDKELDSIFELPARFRYKPISDLEAEAINGGGAL